In the genome of Coraliomargarita algicola, one region contains:
- a CDS encoding DMT family transporter gives MLAQIKVLCLPALTLIAFAGNSVLCRLALEEGAIDPHSFTSLRLLGAAIVLGPLSIRIAPNRSTGWTHGSWRSGLALYAYAAAFSMAYLSLSSGTGALILFGAVQITMLVAAHRRGERMHPQQWIAFTVAIAGIIYLVSPGVSAPNPLGALLMLVSGIAWGLYSIAGKNRTSPTLTTSGNFLRATPLALAGSVCALASMQLSLPGVILALLSGSITSGLGYVLWYTALPKLTTTQAAVAQLLVPLLATLGGIVFIDEQFTVRLAIASALVISGVAWSITRKNEHKDSAPKS, from the coding sequence GTGTTAGCGCAAATCAAAGTCCTCTGCTTACCAGCGCTAACGCTCATCGCCTTTGCCGGCAATTCTGTACTATGTCGGCTTGCGTTGGAAGAAGGTGCCATTGATCCCCACTCTTTTACTTCACTTCGTCTCCTAGGCGCTGCCATAGTGCTAGGACCACTCTCAATAAGAATCGCCCCCAATAGGAGCACAGGCTGGACACATGGTTCCTGGCGCTCAGGACTCGCACTTTATGCTTATGCCGCCGCCTTTTCGATGGCCTACCTATCTCTCAGCTCAGGCACAGGCGCACTGATACTTTTCGGCGCAGTCCAGATTACGATGCTAGTAGCCGCTCATCGTCGAGGCGAACGCATGCACCCCCAGCAATGGATTGCTTTCACCGTGGCGATCGCAGGCATCATTTATCTAGTTTCTCCAGGAGTCTCAGCTCCCAATCCATTAGGCGCACTCCTAATGCTGGTCAGTGGAATCGCATGGGGCCTGTACTCCATCGCAGGGAAAAACCGCACATCTCCCACCTTAACCACATCGGGTAATTTCCTAAGAGCCACCCCCTTAGCATTAGCAGGCAGTGTCTGTGCCCTGGCAAGTATGCAGTTAAGCCTCCCTGGCGTCATACTTGCGCTCCTATCCGGAAGCATCACCTCTGGGCTAGGTTATGTCCTATGGTATACAGCGCTCCCCAAACTAACAACTACTCAGGCTGCAGTTGCTCAACTACTGGTGCCCTTATTAGCAACCTTAGGCGGTATCGTATTCATCGACGAGCAATTCACAGTACGCTTAGCCATCGCTTCTGCACTGGTAATTAGCGGCGTCGCATGGTCAATCACTCGCAAGAACGAACATAAGGACAGTGCCCCAAAGTCCTAA
- a CDS encoding ATP-binding protein, whose protein sequence is MVYNLRQCQNKLLDLKKKDRGRMIALTGARQVGKTTLAKNCFPELPILSMDSPLERETYLRYTPAQWQANYPRVILDEVQKAPDLFETIKSCYDRYPEMEFILLGSSQFLLMKGIRESLAGRAAIQNLYPYSLLEIAKKGDNRSLLEELLLNPDSAAQNLQTRPPDEHLKDAYALASKHWEALEQFGGMPALHQPGWDDTDRYEWLEDYSLAYLQRDLQDLAKLDRLEPFVRAQKIAALRTAQPINYSALARAADISAPTAKNFIHYLEISYQVKMIPSWTRNHEKRLSKMPKLHFLDAGVRRSILKKRGILDGHEFESTVASEIIKIVDTHRLPWQLHHLRTSDGREIDLLLEHEKGYIAIECKMTDHATRHEARHFKDLSEILDKPLLLNLVVSKDTEIQQLSDAGVPTYNISAIQLFS, encoded by the coding sequence ATGGTTTACAATTTACGCCAATGTCAAAATAAGCTACTTGACTTAAAGAAGAAAGACCGTGGTCGCATGATCGCGCTGACAGGGGCACGGCAAGTGGGGAAGACGACACTTGCCAAGAACTGTTTCCCTGAATTACCGATCCTCAGCATGGATAGCCCGCTGGAGCGGGAGACCTACCTCCGCTACACCCCGGCTCAGTGGCAGGCGAATTATCCGCGAGTCATTTTGGATGAAGTGCAGAAAGCACCCGACTTGTTTGAGACAATCAAGTCCTGCTACGACCGATACCCTGAGATGGAGTTCATCCTTCTCGGCTCCTCACAGTTTCTATTAATGAAAGGCATCCGGGAGAGCCTCGCCGGCCGGGCAGCCATCCAGAATCTCTACCCATACTCCCTCTTGGAGATCGCGAAAAAAGGCGACAACCGTTCACTCCTGGAAGAGTTGCTTTTAAATCCGGACAGTGCCGCGCAAAATCTGCAGACCCGACCACCCGACGAGCACTTGAAAGATGCCTACGCACTTGCCTCAAAGCACTGGGAGGCACTCGAACAATTCGGAGGCATGCCTGCCTTGCACCAGCCCGGCTGGGACGACACGGATCGCTACGAATGGCTGGAGGACTACAGTTTGGCTTACTTACAGCGTGACCTGCAAGATCTCGCAAAATTGGATCGGCTAGAGCCGTTTGTCCGTGCGCAAAAAATTGCCGCCTTACGAACTGCTCAGCCAATTAACTACTCTGCCCTCGCCAGAGCCGCCGACATATCGGCACCCACCGCTAAGAATTTCATCCACTACCTGGAAATCAGCTACCAAGTGAAAATGATTCCGTCATGGACTCGAAACCATGAAAAGCGACTGAGCAAAATGCCCAAACTACACTTCCTGGATGCAGGCGTCCGGCGATCTATCCTGAAGAAGAGAGGCATCCTCGATGGCCACGAATTTGAATCCACCGTCGCCAGCGAAATCATCAAAATAGTCGACACACATCGCCTCCCTTGGCAGCTCCATCACCTCAGAACAAGCGATGGGCGCGAAATCGACCTACTGCTCGAACACGAAAAAGGTTATATCGCGATCGAGTGCAAAATGACGGATCACGCCACTCGGCACGAAGCCAGACATTTTAAAGACCTTTCAGAGATACTAGACAAACCTCTGCTACTGAACCTTGTCGTGAGCAAAGATACAGAAATCCAACAATTGAGCGACGCGGGCGTGCCGACCTACAACATTTCCGCGATTCAACTGTTTTCGTAG